Proteins co-encoded in one Alphaproteobacteria bacterium PA2 genomic window:
- a CDS encoding ATP-dependent Clp protease adapter ClpS encodes MAERKQGDQATGDRTTVITKTKTKTQKPSLYRVLILNDDYTPMEFVVYVLEQYFHKSREEATEIMLHVHQHGVGVCGVYTYEVAETKVAQVIETARRHQHPLQCTMEKD; translated from the coding sequence ATGGCCGAGCGTAAGCAAGGTGATCAGGCGACGGGCGACCGTACGACGGTGATCACTAAGACAAAGACGAAGACCCAAAAGCCTTCGCTCTACAGAGTGTTGATTTTGAACGACGATTACACGCCGATGGAATTCGTCGTGTACGTTCTGGAACAGTATTTCCACAAGTCTCGCGAAGAGGCGACGGAGATCATGCTGCACGTACACCAGCACGGTGTTGGGGTGTGTGGCGTCTATACCTACGAAGTAGCGGAAACCAAGGTAGCTCAGGTTATCGAGACTGCCAGACGGCACCAACATCCGCTTCAATGCACCATGGAAAAGGACTAG
- a CDS encoding DNA polymerase IV yields the protein MKGLCRDCLKTGEMDRRCPACGSPRIVTHAEIFDLSIAHMDCDAFYASVEKRDRPELRDRPVIVGGGVRGVVTTCCYIARISGVRSAMPMFKALKACPQAVVIKPDFQKYRTESKRIMAMMRDLTPLVQPLSLDEAWMDLSGTARLHGASPAITLARLQAQIEAEVGITVSIGLAANKFLAKIASDLDKPRGFSVIGHAEAKTFLATRPVGILPGVGPAMVKSLESGGFSTVGDIARADLKILAKHFGQNGLRLHKLAQGLDNRAVDPDQIRKSISAETTFNSDLKTFEDLDDQLVPLAEKVGRIARSSNFAGRVVTLKLRGDDFRILTRRRALPVPTQTGRTILSVARELMAAELKAGRPGRAFRLIGVGISELIEAQAVESDFFGDEERRSLASEKTADALRARFGSAALTSGRALGRKTPPSD from the coding sequence GTGAAAGGCCTTTGCCGCGATTGCCTCAAGACCGGTGAAATGGACCGCAGGTGTCCTGCATGTGGTTCTCCCAGGATCGTGACTCACGCCGAGATCTTCGACCTCTCAATCGCCCACATGGACTGTGATGCGTTTTACGCCTCGGTTGAAAAGCGCGACCGGCCGGAACTTCGGGATCGCCCGGTCATTGTCGGTGGCGGAGTCCGCGGGGTTGTAACCACCTGCTGCTATATCGCCCGCATTTCGGGCGTCCGGTCGGCCATGCCCATGTTCAAGGCCCTCAAGGCCTGCCCGCAAGCCGTTGTCATCAAACCGGATTTCCAGAAGTATCGCACTGAGAGCAAACGCATCATGGCGATGATGCGGGACCTGACGCCTCTGGTTCAGCCCCTGTCCCTGGACGAGGCCTGGATGGATCTGTCGGGGACGGCGCGCCTGCATGGGGCTTCACCAGCCATCACCCTGGCAAGACTGCAGGCGCAGATCGAAGCAGAGGTCGGGATAACGGTCTCCATCGGTCTGGCCGCCAACAAGTTCCTGGCGAAGATTGCGTCAGACCTCGACAAACCCCGGGGCTTCTCCGTCATTGGTCACGCCGAGGCCAAGACCTTTCTGGCTACAAGACCCGTCGGAATTCTGCCCGGCGTCGGTCCGGCCATGGTGAAGAGCCTGGAATCCGGAGGCTTTTCGACCGTGGGAGACATTGCCCGGGCCGACCTGAAGATTCTGGCCAAACACTTTGGCCAGAATGGCCTTCGCCTCCACAAACTCGCCCAGGGCCTGGACAATCGCGCCGTCGATCCGGATCAGATCCGAAAATCGATCAGCGCCGAGACCACCTTCAATTCGGACCTCAAGACCTTTGAGGACCTCGACGATCAGCTGGTTCCCCTGGCCGAAAAGGTCGGGCGTATCGCCCGAAGCTCAAACTTTGCCGGACGGGTGGTCACCCTGAAGCTCCGCGGCGACGACTTCAGGATCCTGACCCGGCGCCGCGCCCTGCCGGTCCCCACCCAGACCGGCAGAACCATACTCTCGGTAGCGCGTGAACTGATGGCGGCCGAACTCAAGGCTGGTCGGCCCGGCCGCGCCTTCCGGCTGATCGGCGTGGGCATTTCCGAACTGATCGAAGCCCAGGCGGTGGAATCCGATTTCTTCGGAGATGAGGAAAGGCGAAGCCTGGCCAGTGAAAAGACGGCCGACGCCCTGCGGGCTCGATTCGGATCCGCCGCCCTGACTTCCGGCCGCGCCCTTGGCCGGAAAACACCGCCTTCGGATTGA
- a CDS encoding two-component system response regulator: MVKKILIVEDNELNMKLFHDLLDAQGYQTLQTREGLQALSIAREHRPDLILMDIQLPEISGLEVTKWLKEDDELASIPVVAVTAFAMKGDEERIREGGCEAYISKPISVSHFLETIRRLLE, from the coding sequence ATGGTCAAAAAAATCCTCATCGTCGAGGATAACGAGCTCAACATGAAGTTGTTTCATGATCTGCTTGATGCTCAAGGCTATCAGACCCTGCAGACCCGTGAGGGACTGCAGGCGCTTTCGATTGCGCGTGAGCACCGGCCGGATCTGATCCTGATGGACATCCAGCTTCCCGAAATCTCTGGTCTCGAAGTCACCAAATGGCTGAAGGAAGATGATGAGCTTGCCTCCATTCCTGTGGTCGCCGTCACAGCCTTCGCCATGAAGGGTGATGAGGAGCGCATCCGCGAAGGCGGCTGCGAAGCCTATATCTCCAAGCCTATTTCCGTTTCGCATTTCCTCGAAACCATTCGCAGACTGCTGGAATAG